The nucleotide window AGCTACGACCGCTTTCGCTGCACCTGCGTTTGCCAGCGGCTACGGACCGGCACCTTCGTATCGCCCGTCGGTGGGTGCGCCGGCATCGCAGCGCGGCCAAAGCGCACAAACGGTCGCAGCAGAACGCAACAATGCAGTCGGCTCCGTCAGTGATTCGTACGGCGGCGTAGTCGCTTCGTCTTCGGACTCGGGAAGCCGTCAACCTGAGCAGTCTGTTGGTCGTCTGTACGCAGGTCACTAATCGGAACGTCGTCTCCGTACCGAGGCTGTAGCGAGGTGTCGAAATGTTGAAGATTGTTGAAGGTGCGGCGGTTCTGGGTGCGGTGATGCTGTATTTGGCGCCCGCAATGATTGCGGACGCCAGGGAACGCAAAGACGCCTTTGCGGTGACCATGGTGAACGTCTTGCTCGGATGGACGGTGATCGGCTGGTTTGCGGCGCTGATATGGGCGCGACATCCGGTCAGCGATCGCCGTCTGAAGCACTTCGCAAAGCGAGCACAACGGGCAGTCGCACGGGTCACGATTGATGGAATCGTTGCTCGAGCTGAATGTCGTGATAGCTCGATCCCGGCGTTCAACCCTCGCGTGGTGCCGATCGTTGCGCGCATTGCTGCAAGCAGTAGTCGCCGGAAAATTTGATTCGGCGTGCGGTTCGCACGGTGCGTACGACGATCGCAAGCTCTTTGGGTAGCGACAGTTCGCTCAGAACTTCACCTTCAATTGAAACCCAATGGTGAACGGAAGATTATCCGACGGGATAGGTGGAATCACGATAAAGTTCGCGCCCACACGCTTGTATTCGACCATGACGATCGGCGCGACCACTGGCCCAATCGTGTGGTCGCGGCCCAAGCCCCAGTTGCCATAGTTATAGCCCGAGATGATCCCGCCGATCGCCGCAATCCGCACTACGCCCCAGTGCGCGAACTCGGGCGCCCATACACCGCCGCCGTAATACGAAGGCCGGCGCAGCGAGTTGCGGAAACCGCCGGCAGTCAACGCCCATTGGTTATTGAGCCAGCATTCGACGCCGAGGCCAGGGTTGAACTGTTCGAAATGAGTGTTCGGGTCGGGATTGATGTGATACGAACCCAGCATGGCGTCGACCCATACGCCGCCTTCACACCAGTTGCCCGCATGCGCGGCGGACGCCGCGGCCAGACTGGCAACGAGCGCCGCCAGAGTACGTCGGATGTTCTTCTTGATCTGCCGAAAATGCATGTGCTCTCCGCCACCGGTCGAACGCCGGCGTCATCTATGTTCTGGGTATGCGTGTTTGCCGTCCGTCGCGCACTGTACCGCAACCCGCTCAGGCGATGTTGAGGACACGCTCGGGCGCGCCGGCACAAGACGTGCCCTGCCGCGCAGACACAACAGTAACGGAGAACCCATGGCAGAGCGGTGAACGCGCGTCACGCGTTCGCCCGCGGAAGATCAGAGACCGAGATCGGACAGGCTCGGATGATCGTCGGGGCGGCGCCCGAGCGGCCAGTGATAAAGACGGTCGGCTTCGCGAATCGGCATATCGTTAATGCTGGCGTGACGGCGTGCCATCAGTCCGTGCTGGTCGAATTCCCAGTTCTCGTTGCCGTATGAGCGGAACCAGTTATTCGAATCGTCGTGCCATTCGTAGGCAAAGCGCACGGCGATGCGGTTATCGGTAAACGCCCACAACTCCTTGATCAAACGGTAGTCGAGTTCTCTCGCCCACTTGCGGCGCAACAAGCCGACAATCTCCGCGCGGCCGTGTGTGAACTCGGCACGGTTGCGCCATACGCTGTCCACCGTGTAGGCAAGCGACACGCGCTCGGGGTCGCGGGTATTCCAGCCGTCTTCCGCGGCACGCACTTTCTGGATCGCGGTTTCGCGTGTGAAAGGCGGCAACGGTGGGCGGGTTTCGATCGAGTCGGCCATGATAGTTCCTCAGTCAGGTTGTGGTTCGCCGGGATGGCGGTCGTTTGCTTGGCGGTGTGCCGGATTCGCTCGCACACGCCGCCTCGAGCAGGACTTGGGCTGCAGCTTGCGCGTCGAGCGCGGCATCAGGCTCGCCGCTCACCAGCGCCACGGCAATGGCGCCGTCGAGCAGGATCAGCCATTGACGCGACAAGCGCGCCGCGCGACGAGCGTCGATGCCCGACTCCGCCGCGAATGCATCGCATTCGGTTCGCACGAATGCCAGCAGACGTTCTTTGTGATGGCGCGCGACGATCCGGATCGGATCGTCCGCGGAGGCTATCTCACCGGACGCATTCAGAAACGCGCAGCCGTGAAAATCCGCCGATGCAAACCATTCGCGCAGCACCTCGAACATGCCGAGCAGGCGTTTGCGCGCCGTTTTCCCGTGCCGTTGCGTGCCGGCGATGAACCAGTTCATCCAGCGTTCGTCGCGCCGGTCGAGTGCGGCCGCCACGAGCGCGTCTTTCGATTCGAAATGCGTGTAAAAGCTTTTGCGCGCCGTGCCGGACTGCTTGACGATCGCGTCCACGCCGGTCGCGTGAATACCGCCCGCGTAGATCAACGCTTCAGCCGCGTCAAGCAGCCGCTCGCGCGCGCTGCCCGGTGTGACTGATTCAGTGTGAATTCCGGTAACCATGAACGAAGGGTAGAACGATCATTCTACCTCGTCAAGTCTTTTGCGTTTTTGCAGGTTGGGGGCGCGAACTGCTATCTTGAGTACGATCGATCAACGGGAACGAACTTCATGAACACACTGACTCTCCGCGCTACATTTGTGCGCGCCTTGCTCAGCGCAACACTGCTGACGACGATGGCCTGCACGCCTGTGCAAGTGCTCACGCATTCGGTCAGCCAGAACGAAACGCGCGTGCCGCCCGGCCGCTACGAAATTGACCCGGATCACTGCAGCATCACCTTCGATATCGATCATTTCAAGTATTCACGCTTCACGGCGCGTTTCGATCGCAAGAAGGGAGAGCTCGACTGGAACGAAGGCGGTCTCGACAAGAGCACGACATCGGTGACGATCGATGCCGCGAGCATCGATACGAATGTGCCCTTGCTCGACAAAATGGTGAAGAGCGGCAACATGCTCGACGTGGAGCGTTATCCGGAGATTCGTTTCGTCAGCACGCGTTTTGAGCGCACCGGCGAATCGCGCGGCACGTTGACCGGCGATCTGACGATTCGCGGCGTCACGCAACCGGTCACGCTCGACGTCACTTTCAACGGTTTTGCCCCGGACCCGCTCACGAAAAAAGACACGCTCGGCTTTTCCGCCGAGGGTCATTTCAGTCGCGCGAAGTTTGGCCTCGCGACGTGGTATCCGGCCGTCGGCGACGATATTCATGTGCGCATTCAGGCCGAGTTCGTTAAAACGCCCGCAGGCGGGTGAGCGCGGTGCGGGCGTTTTGCCTAAGCGTTTTTCGCTGTGCGCGCTGCTGCGATTGCGCGCGTCAAAGCATGCTCACGTGTTAGCTCAGGCGGCTGTCCAGTCGAGAATCACCTTGCCGCTCTCGCCTGAGAGCATCGTGGCGAACGCTTCCTGATAGTCGTCGACCTTGAAATGGTGCGTGAGGATCGGCGAAAGATCCAGGCCGCTTTGCAGCATCGCGACCATCTTGTACCAGGTCTCGAACATCTCGCGCCCATAAATGCCCTTGATTTCAAGGCCTTTGAAGATCACCTGGGTCCAGTCGATCGCGGTTTGTGCGGGCGGAATGCCGAGCAGCGCAATCTTGCCGCCGTGATTCATCGCTTCGAGCATGCCGGTGAAGGCGCTTGGCACACCGGACATTTCCAGCCCGACGTCGAAACCTTCGGTCATGTGCAGGTCCGCCATCACGTCGCGCAACGATTCGCGCGAGACGTTGACCGCGCGCGTCGCGCCCATCTTGCGCGCGAGTTCGAGACGATAGTCGTTGACGTCGGTGATCACCACGTTGCGCGCGCCGACATGTTTCGCGATCGCCACCGCCATGATGCCGATGGGTCCGGCGCCGGTAATCAACACGTCTTCGCCGACCAGATTGAACGACAGCGCGGTATGCGTCGCGTTGCCGAACGGGTCGAAAATCGCGGCGAGGTCGTCGGAAATCTCGGGCGGAATCTTGAAAGCGTTGAATGCGGGAATCACAAGATATTCGGCAAACGCACCTTCACGATTCACGCCGACGCCCACCGTATTGCGGCACAAATGCCGACGGCCCGCGCGACAATTGCGGCAGAAGCCGCAGGTGATGTGTCCTTCGCCGGATACGCGATCGCCGATCGCAAAGCCACGCACTTCCTGGCCCATTTCGACGATTTCACCCACGTATTCATGGCCGACATGCATCGGCACGGGAATCGTTTTTTGCGCCCAGTCGTCCCACTTCCAGATGTGAATATCGGTGCCGCAAATCGCGGTGCGCGTGATGCGGATCATCACGTCGTTGTGACCGACTTCGGGTTTCTTGACGTCCGTGAGCGTGAGGCCGGGAGCGCGTTCGAGTTTTGCCAATGCTTTCATGTGCGCCTCCGTATCAGATGACGCCGAGTTCACGACCGACACGCGCGAAAGCATCTACCGCGCGGTCGATCTGTTCGGGCGTGTGCGCGGCGCTCATCTGCGTGCGAATGCGCGCGCGGCCTTTCGGCACCACCGGGAACGAGAAGCCGATGACATACACGCCTTCCTTCAGAAGCGCGTCGGCCATTTTCGATGCGAGTTGCGCATCGCCGAGCATGACCGGAATGATCGGATGTTCGCCGGGTACGAGTGTGAAGCCGAGCGCGCTCATCTTGCTGCGGAAATGCGCGCCGTTTTCGCGCACGCGCGCGCGCAGTTGCGCGCCTTCTTCGCTCGCCAGCAGTTCGAGTACTTTCAGCGAAGCGGCGGCAATGCTCGGCGTCAGCGTGTTGGAGAACAGATAGGGACGCGAGCGTTGCCGCAGCAACTCGACAATCTCCTTGCGCGCAGCCACATAGCCGCCCGATGCGCCGCCCAACGCTTTACCCAGCGTGCCGGTGATGATGTCGACGCGCGACAGCACGCCACAATGTTCCGGCGTGCCGCGTCCGTGTTCGCCGACAAAACCCACCGCGTGCGAATCGTCGACCATTACGAGCGCGCCGTAACGGTCGGCCAGATCGCAGATGCCGGCGAGGTCGGCGATGATACCGTCCATGGAAAACACGCCGTCGGTCGCGATCAGTGTGAAGCGCGCGCCAGCGGCCTTCGCTTCGATCAGCTTCGCTTCGAGATCGGCGAGATCGTTGTTCTTGTAGCGAAAGCGCTTCGCCTTCGAGAGCCGCACGCCGTCGATGATGCTCGCGTGGTTCAGTTCGTCGCTGATGATGGCGTCGTTTTCGTCGAGCAGCGTTTCGAACAGGCCGCCGTTTGCATCGAAGCAGCTGGAGTAGAGGATGCAATCGTCGGTTTGCAGAAACGCGGCGAGCGCGTGTTCCAGATCTTTATGCACGGTTTGCGTGCCGCAGATGAAACGCACCGATGCCATGCCGAAGCCGTCGTTGTCGAGACCTTGCTTGGCGGCCTCGATCAGCCGTGCGTCGCCGGCGAGGCCGAGGTAGTTGTTCGCGCAGAAGTTCAGCACGTCGGTGCCGTTAGCCAGACGAATGTCAGCCGACTGCGGGCTGGCGATCACGCGTTCGTTCTTGTAAAAGCCGTCAGCGCGAATCTGCTCGAGGGTGCCGCGCAGATGGGCGAGGTAAAGGTCACGCATGACCAGACTCCTGAAAAGGTGATAGCGCCCGTGTCAGCGTGTTCGGCATGTGCGACCACGAGGCGGCCTGTTATAGTCGGCTGTCAGTTTATCGGATATTTTCGTTTTTCCGAACTAAAATCCGGTATGTCGAACAACTCTAAACGATGGGTCAGGAAATGGCAAGTTCGGGTATTCGCCGCGCCGCGGCCAACGCGGCGCCCATCCCAGGCGCAACTTCGGTCCCGGCAGCCGCGGCGCCGCCACGCGTCGGCGAGCAGATTCAGCGTTTGCGCGCCGAACGGCGCATGACGCTCGACGATCTGTCGCGCGCGGCCGGCGTGTCGAAATCGATGCTCTCGGAGATCGAGCGCGACAAGGCCAATCCGACCATTGCGGTCGCCTGGCGGTTAACCAATGCGCTCGGCGTCAGCCTCGATTCGCTGTTCGCGCCGCAAAAGACGCCGGAAGCGATCGCCGTCTCCGGTCCGCACGAGATTCCCACGTTGAGCGGTCACGACGCCAAGTATCAGTTGCGTGTGTGGGGGCCGATCGAGCTGGCCGGCAAGTTCGAGTGGTATGAGCTGACGCTGCAACCGGGCGGGGCGCTGGTGTCGAACGCGCATGAGCCCGGCACGCGCGAACATCTGACTGTGCTGCAAGGATCGATCGAGATCGAAGCGGCGAGCACGACAAAACGGCTCAAAGCAGCGGACACCGCGCGCTATGTCGCCGACGAACCGCACGCGATCCGCAACGCCGGAAAGGGCGAGGCGAGAGCGTTGCTAGTGGTGATTCACGGCTGACTGTTCGGCGCACGGCGGCTAGCAGTTGGCGGAATCGGCACTTCGGCTGAGGTTGCGTCCGACACTGTATATTTGTACAGTATAGGGTATCGACTGGAGCCGATCATGAACAACCTGACCACCGACTCGACCGACCATGCTCTGGCCGCGCTGCGCTATCAAACCGCAGCGCGCGATCTCGAACACATCGTGCGCAGTATTGCTGCGCGCTACATCGTGCAGCAGGTGCCGCTGACCTGGCGTTTGCTCCACGCCATCGAAGCCGAGGCGCTGGCGGACCTCGGCTTCGCCAGCCGGCACGACGCCTTGATGCTGGGCCTTTTTCAACGGCCGTCCGATCTGCCGTATCCGGAAACGGACGAGGCAGTGGATTTCGGCACGTCCACGGCACTGCCGGCGGTGTTCGCGTTCGCGGTCAGTGCTTATGAAGAGGCAGCACGTCGCGCTGCACAACCGTCGTCGGAGAATGCGCCTCTGAAACACGCGCGCGCCTGGGGAGACTGAATCAGGGCTGTATTTCCATCGATTGCCACCTACAATGTGTGCAACTAACGGAAGGATAGCTCATGTCACCTCCTCATCTCGTCGACCCCGTTCCGCGTCCCGCGCCGTCCACGGATCTCTTCGATCAGCAACGCGAAGACTGGCGTCGCGATCCGCAAATCGCATTCGACGCATGGCTTGCCAAACAACATTTCCGCCGCTCTTCCGCTGAAGTCTACCAGGCACAGTGGGGGCTTTTTCTCGAATGGCTGGGCATGCGCCAGAAGAGTCTGGTCACGGTTGACACTCGCACGATTGCCGAATTCGTCGCGGGACTGGATGTCAAAAAAACGCAGCGCGCGCGGTATTTACGATTGATCGAGCGGGTACTCGATCATGTGCGGGAAATCGAATCCACTTCGACCAATCCGGCGCGCTTCATTGCTCAGGATGGCGAAGCAGCGTGGCGAAACGCGCGCGATAACGAGCCGACCGGCTTTCTCAACCACGCCGAACGGACCGCGCTGATCGCGCATCTGTTTTCTCCGTTGCCGGATTTGTCGGCAGCGCAACGGTGGAGGGAGCGGCGGGACCGCGCTTTGATTGCTGTGTTTTTAGGCGGCGGATTGAAAACGGGCGAGGGCGCCTCGCTTACGGTTAGTTGCGTGAATGCAGGCTCGCCCTGGGTGGCGATCGAGTCAGCCAATCCGATGCTGACACGGCGCACCCGGCTCGCGCCTTTCGCCGCGGCCATTCTCGACGCGTGGCTTGCCGAACGGCGTCTTTCGGAATTGGCGGGCAATCTGGTTTTTCCCGCATCGCCTTCCGGACGGCCGATGCATAAAGCCACCATGCTGCGCGCGGTCGACGCCCTGATCGACGGGGCCGGGATCGCTGAATCGCGGGCGTCGCGAGCTAGTCCGCAGACATTGCGCAACACATTTGCAGCGGATCTGTTCGAGAGCGGGGTCGAGGCGGAACTGGTCGGACAATGGCTGGGGTTCGTGCAGGCGGTTTCGGCGAACCGTCTCTATCGTGCGTGGCAAAACTGGATGGATCAGCAGGATTCTCCCGCCTCGGACGTTCCTGATCCGGCCGTTCCGCCGTTACCCGCACCTAGGCGTGACGGGCGTTTGACGCGGAAAAGGGGAGCCGACGAGTCCTGAAACGCTCACCTTTCGAGTCCCGAATTTCCTCACCTTTGGCGATTTATCCGCTATTGCACCGAGTCAAACGTCACGCCGACGCCGCGATCGAGGTGCTCGACAGAAACCGGCTAACCGCCTCCAGCCTTGATTCGCCCAGACCCGACGAGTGATCGCATTCCAGGCACTGTAGCTCGAAGCGGTGATCCACTTGCGACAGTTCCGGCTCACCTTCCTCACATTTTGGGCACCGCAGCGGTAGGGCGACATGACCGTCCGCCGTCGTGCCGATCGCCCTTAATTCGTCGGTCGTCAGCCGGCCGGCTTCGACCAGCGAGCAGAGCAGACTCGCAATCGCCGGATCGATACCTTGCTGGCCGCGCAGGCTGGCGATCTCTTTCGTGAGCGCGTCCACTTCGTCGGATTGCTCGCGCAGCTGGGCGTCGAGCCGGTCGCCGCGTGCCTTGGCCGCGGCGATTTGCTGAATAAACTCAAATTCTTTGCGGCTTGCGTCGCGCACGCCGGACTGATAGGTGGCCGCCATGCTGCGCAAGGAGTCGAGCTCGACCAGCATCGGCTTGACGCGCCGCTCAGCTTCCGCGACAGCGTCCTTGATCTGCTGCGCATAGTGTTCAGTGCTTTGACGCAATTCGACGTGCAAGGCGTCGATCCGGTCTCGCAATGTCGCATTGTTCGCGAGTTCATTGTCGAGGCGTTGACGAAGCACTTCGTTCTCGTGATCGAGTCGGCGCACCGTGGCCTGTAAGCCTTCCTGGTGAGCATTTCCGTGTGTGGTCGCGCTCGATAGCTCGGCTTCGAGCGCACGAACACGTTCCCATGCGGCCTCCGCTCGCAGTTCGCTGCGCGTGATCGCGTCTTCCGATA belongs to Paraburkholderia sp. FT54 and includes:
- a CDS encoding superinfection immunity protein, with the translated sequence MLKIVEGAAVLGAVMLYLAPAMIADARERKDAFAVTMVNVLLGWTVIGWFAALIWARHPVSDRRLKHFAKRAQRAVARVTIDGIVARAECRDSSIPAFNPRVVPIVARIAASSSRRKI
- a CDS encoding nuclear transport factor 2 family protein, which encodes MADSIETRPPLPPFTRETAIQKVRAAEDGWNTRDPERVSLAYTVDSVWRNRAEFTHGRAEIVGLLRRKWARELDYRLIKELWAFTDNRIAVRFAYEWHDDSNNWFRSYGNENWEFDQHGLMARRHASINDMPIREADRLYHWPLGRRPDDHPSLSDLGL
- a CDS encoding TetR/AcrR family transcriptional regulator, with amino-acid sequence MVTGIHTESVTPGSARERLLDAAEALIYAGGIHATGVDAIVKQSGTARKSFYTHFESKDALVAAALDRRDERWMNWFIAGTQRHGKTARKRLLGMFEVLREWFASADFHGCAFLNASGEIASADDPIRIVARHHKERLLAFVRTECDAFAAESGIDARRAARLSRQWLILLDGAIAVALVSGEPDAALDAQAAAQVLLEAACASESGTPPSKRPPSRRTTT
- a CDS encoding YceI family protein — encoded protein: MNTLTLRATFVRALLSATLLTTMACTPVQVLTHSVSQNETRVPPGRYEIDPDHCSITFDIDHFKYSRFTARFDRKKGELDWNEGGLDKSTTSVTIDAASIDTNVPLLDKMVKSGNMLDVERYPEIRFVSTRFERTGESRGTLTGDLTIRGVTQPVTLDVTFNGFAPDPLTKKDTLGFSAEGHFSRAKFGLATWYPAVGDDIHVRIQAEFVKTPAGG
- the tdh gene encoding L-threonine 3-dehydrogenase, translated to MKALAKLERAPGLTLTDVKKPEVGHNDVMIRITRTAICGTDIHIWKWDDWAQKTIPVPMHVGHEYVGEIVEMGQEVRGFAIGDRVSGEGHITCGFCRNCRAGRRHLCRNTVGVGVNREGAFAEYLVIPAFNAFKIPPEISDDLAAIFDPFGNATHTALSFNLVGEDVLITGAGPIGIMAVAIAKHVGARNVVITDVNDYRLELARKMGATRAVNVSRESLRDVMADLHMTEGFDVGLEMSGVPSAFTGMLEAMNHGGKIALLGIPPAQTAIDWTQVIFKGLEIKGIYGREMFETWYKMVAMLQSGLDLSPILTHHFKVDDYQEAFATMLSGESGKVILDWTAA
- a CDS encoding glycine C-acetyltransferase, whose protein sequence is MRDLYLAHLRGTLEQIRADGFYKNERVIASPQSADIRLANGTDVLNFCANNYLGLAGDARLIEAAKQGLDNDGFGMASVRFICGTQTVHKDLEHALAAFLQTDDCILYSSCFDANGGLFETLLDENDAIISDELNHASIIDGVRLSKAKRFRYKNNDLADLEAKLIEAKAAGARFTLIATDGVFSMDGIIADLAGICDLADRYGALVMVDDSHAVGFVGEHGRGTPEHCGVLSRVDIITGTLGKALGGASGGYVAARKEIVELLRQRSRPYLFSNTLTPSIAAASLKVLELLASEEGAQLRARVRENGAHFRSKMSALGFTLVPGEHPIIPVMLGDAQLASKMADALLKEGVYVIGFSFPVVPKGRARIRTQMSAAHTPEQIDRAVDAFARVGRELGVI
- a CDS encoding XRE family transcriptional regulator, which encodes MGQEMASSGIRRAAANAAPIPGATSVPAAAAPPRVGEQIQRLRAERRMTLDDLSRAAGVSKSMLSEIERDKANPTIAVAWRLTNALGVSLDSLFAPQKTPEAIAVSGPHEIPTLSGHDAKYQLRVWGPIELAGKFEWYELTLQPGGALVSNAHEPGTREHLTVLQGSIEIEAASTTKRLKAADTARYVADEPHAIRNAGKGEARALLVVIHG
- a CDS encoding DUF2471 family protein translates to MNNLTTDSTDHALAALRYQTAARDLEHIVRSIAARYIVQQVPLTWRLLHAIEAEALADLGFASRHDALMLGLFQRPSDLPYPETDEAVDFGTSTALPAVFAFAVSAYEEAARRAAQPSSENAPLKHARAWGD
- a CDS encoding tyrosine-type recombinase/integrase — its product is MSPPHLVDPVPRPAPSTDLFDQQREDWRRDPQIAFDAWLAKQHFRRSSAEVYQAQWGLFLEWLGMRQKSLVTVDTRTIAEFVAGLDVKKTQRARYLRLIERVLDHVREIESTSTNPARFIAQDGEAAWRNARDNEPTGFLNHAERTALIAHLFSPLPDLSAAQRWRERRDRALIAVFLGGGLKTGEGASLTVSCVNAGSPWVAIESANPMLTRRTRLAPFAAAILDAWLAERRLSELAGNLVFPASPSGRPMHKATMLRAVDALIDGAGIAESRASRASPQTLRNTFAADLFESGVEAELVGQWLGFVQAVSANRLYRAWQNWMDQQDSPASDVPDPAVPPLPAPRRDGRLTRKRGADES
- a CDS encoding DNA-binding protein — translated: MNLDQERQAIRNELEALRLNGARRQELSLHACKRLFFDLGIRPSMAAVRDLTQTGSASDIPKDIDHFWERIRNVSRVKVGAGAIPKALEDRAGELLGALFEEAVVQARTTLDDEREEIRAQINSAEQRAREAEIRQQVSEDAITRSELRAEAAWERVRALEAELSSATTHGNAHQEGLQATVRRLDHENEVLRQRLDNELANNATLRDRIDALHVELRQSTEHYAQQIKDAVAEAERRVKPMLVELDSLRSMAATYQSGVRDASRKEFEFIQQIAAAKARGDRLDAQLREQSDEVDALTKEIASLRGQQGIDPAIASLLCSLVEAGRLTTDELRAIGTTADGHVALPLRCPKCEEGEPELSQVDHRFELQCLECDHSSGLGESRLEAVSRFLSSTSIAASA